From Synechococcus sp. A10-1-5-1, a single genomic window includes:
- a CDS encoding Nif11-like leader peptide family natural product precursor, with protein MSSAGVMSLKFILKDDPLLQKEVKRCENPAAICEMARKLGIKLTQADLLRIEAQTTLCLTDEELERWFETPYHERFLISLEVKQLDLAAR; from the coding sequence TTGAGCTCTGCAGGCGTCATGAGTTTGAAATTCATCCTCAAGGATGATCCGCTGCTGCAAAAAGAGGTAAAGCGGTGCGAGAACCCTGCAGCGATCTGTGAGATGGCAAGAAAGCTGGGGATCAAACTGACGCAGGCTGACTTACTGCGCATCGAGGCCCAGACCACCCTGTGCCTGACCGATGAAGAACTGGAACGGTGGTTTGAAACCCCGTATCACGAGCGCTTCTTGATCAGCCTGGAAGTCAAACAACTCGACTTGGCTGCGAGATAA
- a CDS encoding DUF5801 repeats-in-toxin domain-containing protein, whose translation MSTEASASLDLGGNIRFGDDGPGNPTLTLSGTEPIALTFDGGLSGGNFVGVEGAGDTNGSPVVASVDFSGAFASGNLSDYGADGAGTGSVVTYELILDSAYTEGTPSGLTSGGVSIRLYESGGVITGSTSLTEVGVNAGNTAFTIVVNSSSGVLTLTQSKAIDHLQTDTYDGAYIEDLALLGNDLIELRATASGTFDSEGDVSTEASASLDLGGNIRFGDDGPLLSPLSAVTLTAPYNSSATPVLWDGYQFFDWSYGADLVSSLLSAASIDVSLTSSTSTAFSISNIVYGGDYDFSFDVYYDNGIASSLVSSVYLDADSTDSIQVYSLPTEKVLVDVDSLTPAAGGPQPAYEYLDINSAGLDLVVTGSGDVNNSSNGWAVGGNQNINPGEYIVFSYYSDYGLVDPATPEYVTDFEFQTSKYTGGIFTATLAVEVFYSDGSVGFWIVSGVLEGATITIDDSGLVAVNPNPGDPSPTVTTGAGHTVTDYTLLYREVDIQYIGDKGGLNLTDAAFNTYEQNADGLTFAVNIAPIDSDSDTAVETLTVVLEGTAGTSHVLDVSVGPVVLDLDRDSSVEYLHLEYNAQPFSLSILPLAAWVSPEDGLLVYDYNADGLIAEAKEFVFTMWGDDPDVLTDMQALAAYFDSNGDGLLDASDHAWESFGVWQDLNIDGIQQEGEFYRLDHWAIESIALEYDADSAPYTAADGDVQVYGQMTVTYDDGSTGLAEDVAFAVASVDQPEASLEPIVVDSSAVSSVEDLVSSYLESMHTTGDLDGNGDLSQAELASGLDLAVSDYLDANALSADQYGVIEQEVFNVLAEQINDRDPDSPVDIQIDDQGNADGADLIAALDQTFDDLMLLDSPEALDLVPVGSEYG comes from the coding sequence GTGTCGACGGAAGCGAGTGCGAGTTTGGATTTAGGAGGGAATATCCGATTTGGTGATGATGGCCCAGGTAACCCGACGTTGACGTTGAGTGGAACGGAGCCGATTGCGCTGACGTTTGATGGAGGTTTAAGCGGCGGAAACTTTGTTGGAGTGGAGGGAGCAGGGGATACGAATGGGAGCCCAGTGGTTGCGAGTGTGGATTTTTCAGGAGCGTTTGCGAGCGGAAATCTGAGTGACTACGGAGCGGACGGAGCGGGAACAGGTAGCGTTGTGACGTATGAGTTAATTCTGGATAGTGCGTACACGGAAGGAACGCCATCTGGATTGACGAGTGGAGGAGTGTCGATCCGTCTGTATGAGTCAGGCGGAGTGATCACGGGATCGACGTCATTGACGGAGGTCGGAGTGAATGCTGGGAACACGGCATTCACGATTGTTGTGAATAGCAGCAGCGGAGTGTTGACGCTGACGCAGTCGAAGGCGATCGACCATTTGCAGACGGATACGTATGACGGAGCGTATATAGAGGACTTGGCGTTATTAGGGAATGATCTGATTGAACTGAGGGCGACAGCGTCAGGGACGTTTGATTCAGAAGGAGATGTGTCGACGGAAGCGAGTGCGAGTTTGGATTTAGGAGGGAATATCCGATTTGGTGATGATGGCCCTTTGCTGAGTCCTCTTAGTGCTGTTACCTTAACCGCACCATACAACAGCTCTGCGACACCTGTTTTATGGGATGGGTATCAATTCTTCGACTGGAGTTATGGCGCTGATTTGGTCTCTTCCCTTTTGTCTGCTGCTTCAATTGATGTTTCTTTGACTAGTAGCACATCAACCGCTTTTTCTATCTCCAACATCGTCTATGGAGGCGACTACGATTTCTCCTTTGATGTCTACTATGACAATGGAATAGCTTCCTCGCTGGTTTCTTCTGTTTATTTGGATGCTGACAGCACCGATTCAATCCAGGTCTATTCGTTGCCTACTGAGAAGGTCTTGGTTGATGTTGACTCTCTGACGCCTGCTGCTGGTGGTCCCCAGCCTGCTTATGAATATCTTGACATCAACTCCGCCGGTTTGGACTTGGTCGTTACTGGTAGTGGCGATGTCAATAACAGTTCAAATGGTTGGGCTGTTGGAGGCAATCAAAACATTAATCCTGGTGAGTATATAGTCTTCAGCTATTATTCGGACTATGGGCTTGTTGATCCCGCAACCCCGGAATACGTCACTGACTTCGAGTTTCAAACCTCTAAATATACGGGAGGCATTTTCACTGCCACCCTCGCAGTAGAGGTATTCTATTCCGATGGATCTGTAGGGTTCTGGATCGTTTCTGGTGTCCTTGAGGGTGCCACGATCACCATTGACGATAGCGGTCTTGTTGCAGTCAACCCGAATCCGGGTGACCCATCTCCCACGGTTACGACAGGCGCAGGTCATACAGTCACTGATTACACCCTCCTGTACCGAGAAGTTGATATCCAATACATCGGTGACAAAGGGGGACTTAATCTGACTGATGCTGCATTCAATACTTATGAGCAGAATGCCGATGGTCTCACCTTTGCAGTCAACATTGCTCCTATCGATTCTGATAGTGACACTGCTGTAGAGACATTAACGGTTGTCCTCGAAGGTACCGCCGGTACATCCCACGTGCTGGATGTGTCTGTTGGCCCTGTTGTTCTTGATCTTGATCGTGATTCGTCGGTTGAGTATCTGCATCTTGAATACAATGCTCAACCTTTCTCCTTAAGCATCCTCCCGTTAGCTGCCTGGGTTTCCCCAGAAGACGGCCTTCTTGTCTACGACTACAACGCCGATGGCCTAATCGCAGAAGCCAAGGAATTCGTCTTCACGATGTGGGGTGATGACCCTGATGTCCTGACCGATATGCAGGCTCTTGCCGCTTACTTTGACAGCAATGGTGACGGCCTCTTGGATGCCAGTGATCACGCCTGGGAGTCCTTCGGGGTTTGGCAGGACCTGAATATTGACGGAATTCAGCAAGAGGGCGAGTTCTACCGCCTTGATCACTGGGCTATTGAATCCATTGCCCTGGAGTACGACGCCGATAGCGCTCCGTATACAGCCGCCGATGGTGATGTTCAGGTTTATGGCCAGATGACCGTGACCTATGACGATGGCAGCACAGGCCTGGCGGAAGACGTGGCCTTTGCTGTTGCTTCTGTTGATCAACCCGAAGCTTCGTTGGAGCCCATCGTCGTCGACTCGTCTGCTGTGAGCTCCGTTGAGGATCTGGTGAGCAGCTATCTCGAGAGCATGCATACCACCGGTGACCTCGACGGCAATGGCGATCTCTCGCAAGCGGAATTGGCCAGTGGCCTGGACCTGGCGGTCAGTGACTACCTCGATGCCAATGCCCTTTCCGCTGATCAGTACGGCGTGATCGAGCAAGAGGTCTTCAATGTGCTCGCCGAGCAGATCAACGATCGCGATCCCGATTCGCCTGTCGACATCCAGATTGATGATCAGGGCAATGCCGATGGTGCTGATCTGATCGCCGCCCTCGATCAGACCTTTGACGACCTCATGCTTCTTGATTCTCCCGAGGCCCTCGATCTTGTTCCAGTCGGCAGCGAGTACGGCTGA
- a CDS encoding DUF5801 repeats-in-toxin domain-containing protein, which produces MEGAGDTNGSPVVASVDFSGAFASGNLSDYGADGAGTGSVVTYELILDSAYTEGTPSGLTSGGVSIRLYESGGVITGSTSLTEVGVNAGKHGIHDCCE; this is translated from the coding sequence GTGGAGGGAGCAGGGGATACGAATGGGAGCCCAGTGGTTGCGAGTGTGGATTTTTCAGGAGCGTTTGCGAGCGGAAATCTGAGTGACTACGGAGCGGACGGAGCGGGAACAGGTAGCGTTGTGACGTATGAGTTAATTCTGGATAGTGCGTACACGGAAGGAACGCCATCTGGATTGACGAGTGGAGGAGTGTCGATCCGTCTGTATGAGTCAGGCGGAGTGATCACGGGATCGACGTCATTGACGGAGGTCGGAGTGAATGCTGGGAAACACGGCATTCACGATTGTTGTGAATAG
- a CDS encoding DUF5801 repeats-in-toxin domain-containing protein, translating to MSIRLYESGGVFTGSTSLTEVGVNAGNTAFTIVVNSSSGVLTLTQSKAIDHLQTDTYDGAYIEDLALLGNDLIELRATASGTFDSEGDVRRKRVRV from the coding sequence GTGTCGATCCGTCTGTATGAGTCAGGCGGAGTGTTCACGGGATCGACGTCATTGACGGAGGTCGGAGTGAATGCTGGGAACACGGCATTCACGATTGTTGTGAATAGCAGCAGCGGAGTGTTGACGCTGACGCAGTCGAAGGCGATCGACCATTTGCAGACGGATACGTATGACGGAGCGTATATAGAGGACTTGGCGTTATTAGGGAATGATCTGATTGAACTGAGGGCGACAGCGTCAGGGACGTTTGATTCAGAAGGAGATGTTCGACGGAAGCGAGTGCGAGTTTGA
- a CDS encoding DUF5801 repeats-in-toxin domain-containing protein, whose protein sequence is MEGAGDTNGSPVVASVDFFRSVCERNLSDYGADGAGTGSVVTYELILDSAYTEGTPSGLTSGGVSIRLYESGGVITGSTSLTEVGVNAGNTAFTIVVNSSSGVLTLTQSKAIDHLQTDTYDERI, encoded by the coding sequence GTGGAGGGAGCAGGGGATACGAATGGGAGCCCAGTGGTTGCGAGTGTGGATTTTTTCAGGAGCGTTTGCGAGCGAAATCTGAGTGACTACGGAGCGGACGGAGCGGGAACAGGTAGCGTTGTGACGTATGAGTTAATTCTGGATAGTGCGTACACGGAAGGAACGCCATCTGGATTGACGAGTGGAGGAGTGTCGATCCGTCTGTATGAGTCAGGCGGAGTGATCACGGGATCGACGTCATTGACGGAGGTCGGAGTGAATGCTGGGAACACGGCATTCACGATTGTTGTGAATAGCAGCAGCGGAGTGTTGACGCTGACGCAGTCGAAGGCGATCGACCATTTGCAGACGGATACGTATGACGAGCGTATATAG
- a CDS encoding DUF5801 repeats-in-toxin domain-containing protein, translated as MEESIRLYESGGVITGSTSLTEVGVNAGNTAFTIVVNSSSGVLTLTQSKAIDHLQTDTYDGAYIEDLALLGMI; from the coding sequence GTGGAGGAGTCGATCCGTCTGTATGAGTCAGGCGGAGTGATCACGGGATCGACGTCATTGACGGAGGTCGGAGTGAATGCTGGGAACACGGCATTCACGATTGTTGTGAATAGCAGCAGCGGAGTGTTGACGCTGACGCAGTCGAAGGCGATCGACCATTTGCAGACGGATACGTATGACGGAGCGTATATAGAGGACTTGGCGTTATTAGGAATGATCTGA
- a CDS encoding DUF5801 repeats-in-toxin domain-containing protein: MSQASDTGVDVIDGRSDGVITGSTSLTEVGVNAGNTAFTIVVNSSSGVLTLTQSKAIDHLQTDTYDGAYIEDLALLGNDLIELRATASGTFDSEGDVSTEASASLDLGGNIRFVMMAQVTRR; this comes from the coding sequence ATGAGTCAGGCGAGTGATACGGGGGTCGACGTCATTGACGGGAGGTCGGACGGAGTGATCACGGGATCGACGTCATTGACGGAGGTCGGAGTGAATGCTGGGAACACGGCATTCACGATTGTTGTGAATAGCAGCAGCGGAGTGTTGACGCTGACGCAGTCGAAGGCGATCGACCATTTGCAGACGGATACGTATGACGGAGCGTATATAGAGGACTTGGCGTTATTAGGGAATGATCTGATTGAACTGAGGGCGACAGCGTCAGGGACGTTTGATTCAGAAGGAGATGTGTCGACGGAAGCGAGTGCGAGTTTGGATTTAGGAGGGAATATCCGATTTGTGATGATGGCCCAGGTAACCCGACGTTGA
- a CDS encoding DUF5801 repeats-in-toxin domain-containing protein translates to MRVWIYIRFGDDGPGNPTLTLSGTEPIALTFDGGLSGGNFVGVEGAGDTNGSPVVASVDFSGAFASGNLSDYGADGAGTGSVVTYELILDSAYTEGTPSGLTSGGVSIRLYESGGVITGSTSLTEVGVNAGNTAFTIVVNSSSGVLTLTQSKAIDHLQTDTYDGAYIEDLALLGNDLIELRATASGTFDSEGDVSTEASASLDLGGNIRFGDDGPGNPTLTLSGTEPIALTFDGGLSGGNFVGVEGAGDTNGSPVVASVDFSGAFASGNLSDYGADGAGTGSVVTYELILDSAYTEGTPSGLTSGGVSIRLYESGGVITGSTSLTEVGVNAGNTAFTIVVNSSSEC, encoded by the coding sequence GTGCGAGTTTGGATTTATATCCGATTTGGTGATGATGGCCCAGGTAACCCGACGTTGACGTTGAGTGGAACGGAGCCGATTGCGCTGACGTTTGATGGAGGTTTAAGCGGCGGAAACTTTGTTGGAGTGGAGGGAGCAGGGGATACGAATGGGAGCCCAGTGGTTGCGAGTGTGGATTTTTCAGGAGCGTTTGCGAGCGGAAATCTGAGTGACTACGGAGCGGACGGAGCGGGAACAGGTAGCGTTGTGACGTATGAGTTAATTCTGGATAGTGCGTACACGGAAGGAACGCCATCTGGATTGACGAGTGGAGGAGTGTCGATCCGTCTGTATGAGTCAGGCGGAGTGATCACGGGATCGACGTCATTGACGGAGGTCGGAGTGAATGCTGGGAACACGGCATTCACGATTGTTGTGAATAGCAGCAGCGGAGTGTTGACGCTGACGCAGTCGAAGGCGATCGACCATTTGCAGACGGATACGTATGACGGAGCGTATATAGAGGACTTGGCGTTATTAGGGAATGATCTGATTGAACTGAGGGCGACAGCGTCAGGGACGTTTGATTCAGAAGGAGATGTGTCGACGGAAGCGAGTGCGAGTTTGGATTTAGGAGGGAATATCCGATTTGGTGATGATGGCCCAGGTAACCCGACGTTGACGTTGAGTGGAACGGAGCCGATTGCGCTGACGTTTGATGGAGGTTTAAGCGGCGGAAACTTTGTTGGAGTGGAGGGAGCAGGGGATACGAATGGGAGCCCAGTGGTTGCGAGTGTGGATTTTTCAGGAGCGTTTGCGAGCGGAAATCTGAGTGACTACGGAGCGGACGGAGCGGGAACAGGTAGCGTTGTGACGTATGAGTTAATTCTGGATAGTGCGTACACGGAAGGAACGCCATCTGGATTGACGAGTGGAGGAGTGTCGATCCGTCTGTATGAGTCAGGCGGAGTGATCACGGGATCGACGTCATTGACGGAGGTCGGAGTGAATGCTGGGAACACGGCATTCACGATTGTTGTGAATAGCAGCAGCGAGTGTTGA